From Calderihabitans maritimus, one genomic window encodes:
- a CDS encoding SLC13 family permease, which produces MSSVSNAIRSFWQYMWTLHVQTKRLLKLDFTAAIEQNNKLSEKEKKLAKEVLGKAGGDEGPNGYGTRQKIGLILGPVLFVLLLILPLPDAINPETKEVFPLTPEARGALASAAWIATWWITEAIPIPATSLLPIVLFPLTKAMSYKEVTPPYAHYNIYLFMGGFFIAVAMERWNLHRRIALNIIRLIGTGPNRIVLGFMVATAFLSMWISNTATTMMMTPIGLAVILQVASLIKGEHASKATAEAAATRDVDLSPGKFNFGTALMLGIAYAASIGGVATIIGTPPNNILVAAVEKMFGQEISFARWMMYGVPIAVISLILTWIYLVKVAFPIKLRELPGGMKVISEEIKKLGPMSKQETQVLIVFTLVALAWITRKWLLTPIFPKLGDPTIAILGALVLFLIPVDLKRGKFLLDWETAVKIPWGILLLFGGGIALADGFKKTGLANYIAYQLAGLEGASMLVIAAAVVTLTIFLTEVTSNTATASMMMPIMAAMAVAMGIHPYALMITAAIAASFAFMLPVATPPNAIVFGTGYVTIPQMAKAGFWLNIMGIILITGLTLFYLPVVWGIDFSTLPSWAILK; this is translated from the coding sequence ATGAGTAGCGTGAGTAATGCTATAAGAAGCTTCTGGCAATATATGTGGACACTTCATGTTCAAACCAAACGCCTGCTCAAATTAGACTTTACTGCCGCTATTGAACAAAATAATAAACTGAGCGAAAAGGAAAAGAAGCTCGCCAAAGAAGTATTGGGTAAAGCCGGAGGGGATGAGGGTCCTAACGGTTACGGTACACGTCAAAAAATCGGCCTTATTCTCGGTCCTGTGCTTTTTGTCCTTTTATTGATTCTTCCCTTGCCCGATGCTATTAACCCCGAAACTAAGGAAGTTTTTCCGTTGACACCCGAAGCCAGGGGAGCCCTAGCCAGTGCAGCCTGGATTGCGACATGGTGGATCACGGAAGCGATACCGATTCCGGCTACCTCGTTATTGCCTATTGTTCTGTTCCCGTTAACCAAAGCCATGTCTTATAAAGAGGTAACACCTCCCTATGCCCATTACAATATTTATCTATTTATGGGTGGTTTCTTCATCGCCGTGGCCATGGAGCGCTGGAACCTGCACCGGCGTATTGCTCTAAATATTATTCGACTGATCGGTACCGGACCTAATCGGATTGTACTAGGTTTCATGGTAGCAACTGCCTTCCTGTCCATGTGGATTTCCAACACCGCAACGACGATGATGATGACACCTATCGGTCTGGCCGTTATCCTACAGGTAGCTTCTCTTATCAAAGGTGAGCATGCCTCTAAAGCCACGGCGGAAGCGGCTGCTACCAGAGATGTGGATCTTTCACCGGGCAAGTTCAATTTCGGAACAGCCCTTATGCTGGGTATCGCTTATGCCGCGTCCATCGGCGGTGTAGCCACCATCATTGGGACTCCGCCTAATAATATACTGGTTGCGGCAGTGGAAAAGATGTTCGGGCAGGAAATCAGCTTTGCCCGCTGGATGATGTACGGTGTACCTATTGCCGTTATAAGCTTAATATTGACCTGGATCTACCTAGTTAAAGTCGCTTTCCCCATCAAACTTAGAGAGTTACCCGGTGGGATGAAAGTTATCTCGGAAGAAATCAAGAAATTAGGTCCGATGAGTAAACAGGAAACCCAGGTCTTGATTGTATTCACCCTGGTAGCTCTGGCCTGGATTACTCGCAAGTGGTTATTGACACCTATTTTCCCGAAGTTGGGTGATCCTACTATAGCCATTCTCGGGGCTTTAGTTCTCTTCTTAATTCCTGTAGATTTAAAACGTGGCAAATTCTTGCTGGATTGGGAGACAGCCGTTAAGATTCCCTGGGGCATCCTCCTACTATTTGGTGGCGGTATAGCTTTGGCCGATGGCTTCAAGAAAACTGGGTTGGCCAATTACATCGCCTACCAACTGGCAGGACTGGAAGGCGCATCCATGCTGGTAATCGCGGCAGCGGTAGTCACCCTCACCATTTTCCTGACCGAAGTTACCTCCAATACCGCCACTGCCAGTATGATGATGCCCATTATGGCAGCTATGGCAGTCGCTATGGGAATACATCCCTACGCCTTAATGATTACCGCAGCCATAGCAGCATCTTTCGCTTTCATGTTACCGGTAGCGACACCACCCAACGCCATCGTCTTCGGTACGGGATACGTTACCATTCCGCAAATGGCCAAAGCCGGTTTTTGGTTAAACATAATGGGAATAATTTTAATCACCGGCCTGACCCTGTTCTATCTGCCAGTGGTGTGGGGTATTGATTTCAGCACCCTTCCCAGTTGGGCCATCTTGAAGTGA
- the dcuS gene encoding DcuS/MalK family sensor histidine kinase — protein sequence MQVKGLKMQTKITLLSFGLVVISIIIGGIVLVENFTSVLEKELGSRALAIARTVAQMEEIQRYVGKPGGEEVIQPIAEKIRLATNVEYIVVLDMNKIRYSHPLQKMIGTKFSGGDEGPAFADHEYISRAEGVLGPSVRAFVPIKTNEGTKQVGVVVVGVLTPTVSKILHGIRMRLYLSLLAGLAVGILGSMVLVNNIKKSMFNMEPEEIARLLEERIAVFQSIGEGIIAIDKEDRITIINDEARRIIGVEGEVVGKSIWEVIPDSNLPATARTGEAQYNQERLINNTVILVNRIPIKVKGEIVGAVATFKDKTEVSKLAEELTGVKKFIEALRVQNHEYMNKLHTIAGLIQLKKYDKALDYIFAETEEQQELTQFLSRRIKDYSVAGLLLGKYSRAKELKIDLVIDKSSRLTYLPRGIDSSALVIILGNLLENSMEAVEGLEFERRKVFCRLEEKEKSLKIVVEDTGRGIPRELVGRIFEPGFSTKKGKNRGVGLALVKRYVDNVGGKISVETEEGKGTRITVVLPVDQKSKG from the coding sequence ATACAGGTGAAGGGTCTGAAAATGCAGACTAAAATAACATTGCTCTCCTTCGGATTGGTGGTAATTTCCATAATTATAGGTGGAATTGTTCTGGTAGAGAACTTTACCTCGGTATTGGAAAAGGAACTGGGTTCCAGAGCCCTGGCTATTGCCCGGACGGTGGCGCAAATGGAAGAAATCCAGCGTTATGTGGGTAAGCCGGGAGGGGAAGAGGTTATTCAACCTATTGCGGAGAAAATCCGTCTGGCTACTAATGTCGAATACATTGTGGTTCTGGACATGAACAAAATTCGTTATTCTCATCCTTTGCAAAAAATGATTGGAACAAAATTTTCTGGTGGGGATGAAGGCCCGGCTTTTGCTGATCATGAGTATATTTCCCGGGCAGAAGGGGTGCTGGGACCTTCAGTGCGGGCTTTTGTGCCCATCAAAACCAACGAGGGTACGAAACAAGTAGGGGTGGTAGTGGTGGGCGTACTTACTCCTACCGTTTCAAAAATTTTGCACGGTATCAGAATGCGTTTGTACCTCTCTCTGTTGGCTGGGCTGGCCGTAGGAATTTTAGGTTCGATGGTGCTGGTCAATAACATTAAAAAGAGTATGTTCAACATGGAACCGGAAGAGATAGCTAGACTTTTGGAAGAAAGGATTGCTGTCTTCCAGTCGATCGGGGAAGGAATCATTGCTATTGACAAAGAAGATAGGATAACTATTATTAACGATGAAGCCAGGAGAATAATCGGAGTGGAAGGAGAAGTTGTCGGCAAATCTATCTGGGAGGTTATTCCCGACAGCAATCTGCCGGCAACCGCCAGAACGGGAGAGGCTCAGTACAATCAGGAAAGATTGATAAATAATACGGTTATTTTGGTTAACCGGATACCCATCAAAGTTAAAGGAGAAATTGTTGGAGCAGTAGCTACTTTTAAGGATAAGACAGAGGTAAGCAAGCTGGCGGAAGAGCTGACCGGAGTGAAGAAGTTTATAGAGGCCCTGCGGGTGCAGAACCATGAATATATGAATAAACTGCACACTATTGCCGGTTTGATCCAACTGAAGAAATATGATAAGGCTCTCGATTACATTTTTGCCGAGACCGAAGAACAGCAGGAATTGACTCAATTCCTCAGCCGCCGAATTAAGGACTACAGTGTGGCAGGGCTTTTGCTGGGTAAATATAGTAGGGCCAAAGAGTTAAAGATAGATCTGGTGATTGACAAAAGCAGCCGTTTAACTTACTTGCCGCGAGGAATTGACAGTAGTGCTCTGGTGATCATTCTGGGGAATTTGCTGGAAAACAGTATGGAGGCAGTAGAGGGGTTGGAATTTGAGCGAAGAAAGGTCTTCTGCCGGTTGGAAGAGAAGGAAAAAAGTCTAAAAATTGTAGTGGAAGATACGGGAAGAGGAATCCCGAGAGAACTGGTGGGCAGAATTTTCGAGCCCGGTTTTTCTACCAAAAAGGGTAAGAACCGTGGGGTAGGACTGGCCTTGGTTAAGAGATATGTAGATAATGTTGGCGGAAAGATCTCCGTGGAAACGGAGGAGGGAAAAGGAACTCGAATTACGGTAGTATTACCCGTCGACCAGAAATCGAAGGGGTGA
- a CDS encoding response regulator — protein MIRLVIVEDDPMVMQVNWEYIEQIGGFEIVGTAKTGTEALQVIEELRPELVILDIYLPDMDGVETLLELRKRNIPTDVILVTAARDVETIQKVFRYGAVDYIIKPFKFERIKTALESYKELYQKMNQKESLDQEEIDRIRTITPATSRETLPKGLSEVTMKQVLLYLLKRKESLSAEEVAEGIGLSRVTARRYLEYLEKIGKVELEMQYGSVGRPVNRYYIK, from the coding sequence ATGATTCGTTTGGTTATTGTCGAGGACGATCCTATGGTAATGCAGGTTAATTGGGAGTACATTGAACAGATCGGCGGATTTGAAATAGTTGGTACGGCTAAAACGGGAACCGAAGCCCTTCAGGTGATTGAGGAACTGCGGCCGGAACTGGTTATTTTGGATATCTACCTGCCGGACATGGACGGAGTAGAAACGCTCCTGGAATTAAGGAAGCGGAACATTCCTACCGATGTCATCTTGGTTACGGCGGCGCGGGATGTGGAAACTATTCAGAAAGTCTTTCGTTATGGTGCGGTAGACTATATTATCAAACCGTTTAAGTTTGAAAGAATAAAAACAGCTTTGGAATCTTATAAAGAACTCTACCAAAAAATGAATCAAAAGGAATCCCTTGATCAGGAAGAGATCGACCGGATAAGAACAATCACCCCTGCTACTTCTAGGGAAACTTTGCCCAAGGGGCTTTCGGAGGTAACTATGAAGCAAGTTTTGCTCTACCTGCTCAAAAGGAAGGAGAGCCTTTCTGCTGAGGAAGTGGCGGAAGGTATTGGTCTGTCGCGCGTAACGGCCCGCAGATACCTGGAATATTTAGAGAAAATAGGCAAAGTAGAGCTGGAGATGCAATATGGTTCGGTAGGCAGACCGGTTAACCGCTACTACATTAAATGA
- a CDS encoding TRAP transporter substrate-binding protein — MESEKKIRIGIFWLVCVLVVLSLGGCSSRARDMEQVSKEERIVIRFSHVVAESTPKGRAAKRFALLVNERTNGRVEVQVYPNSRLYKDGEEFKALLEGNVQLIAPATAKLTEWFPEWALFDLPFLFESYEEVHRAMDGEIGRRLSDLLLKRNMMALAMWDNGFKQVSANRPLLWPQDFASLTFRIMPSKVLEAQFAQLGAKTVAMPFNEVYSALESGMVDGAENPPSNMLTKKFYEVQSHLTISNHGYLGYVVLTNRQFWESLPEDIRKVLEDTLREVTQWEREIAAQENEKDLELIKKSGKIQVHYLTEEQKKAWKEALQPVYRQMEEFIGKDLIEMARKL, encoded by the coding sequence ATGGAATCCGAGAAAAAAATTAGGATAGGTATTTTCTGGCTGGTATGTGTACTTGTAGTGTTAAGCCTGGGCGGATGTTCTTCGCGGGCCCGGGACATGGAACAGGTAAGCAAAGAAGAAAGAATTGTTATACGCTTTTCCCATGTGGTTGCGGAATCTACTCCCAAAGGCCGGGCTGCCAAACGCTTTGCCCTATTGGTAAATGAGCGTACCAATGGCAGAGTAGAAGTGCAGGTTTATCCCAATTCTCGCCTGTACAAAGATGGGGAGGAGTTTAAGGCTCTTCTGGAAGGGAATGTTCAGCTAATTGCACCAGCTACGGCCAAGCTGACGGAATGGTTCCCTGAATGGGCACTGTTTGACCTTCCTTTCCTTTTTGAAAGTTACGAGGAAGTTCACCGGGCCATGGATGGAGAAATTGGCAGGCGATTGTCGGATTTGCTTCTGAAGCGTAACATGATGGCTTTAGCTATGTGGGACAACGGATTTAAACAGGTTAGTGCCAACAGACCCTTGCTTTGGCCGCAGGACTTTGCGAGTCTAACCTTCCGCATTATGCCCAGCAAGGTTTTGGAGGCCCAATTTGCTCAACTAGGAGCCAAGACGGTAGCCATGCCATTTAATGAAGTTTATTCAGCACTGGAGAGTGGCATGGTAGATGGAGCGGAAAACCCTCCTTCTAACATGTTAACAAAGAAATTTTACGAAGTTCAGTCTCATTTAACGATCAGTAATCACGGATATTTGGGATACGTGGTACTGACTAACCGCCAGTTTTGGGAGAGCCTTCCGGAAGATATCAGGAAAGTCTTGGAAGATACTTTGCGTGAAGTTACCCAGTGGGAGAGAGAAATAGCAGCCCAGGAAAATGAAAAGGACCTGGAACTGATTAAAAAATCGGGTAAAATTCAGGTGCATTATTTAACTGAGGAGCAGAAAAAAGCATGGAAGGAAGCGCTCCAGCCGGTTTACCGGCAAATGGAAGAATTTATAGGTAAGGACCTGATCGAAATGGCCCGAAAACTCTAG
- the queG gene encoding tRNA epoxyqueuosine(34) reductase QueG: MSLSQEIKNYAEGLGINRVRICGPEPFEELLPLLQKRKEAGYGTPFEERDLQLRIEPRRLLPEVRSIIAVSVSYGGKAVGSRVPQELKPGISYHAWGEDYHRALRRQLEQLVDFLEIRVGRKVQSLICVDATPLVERAVARRSGLGWYGKNCSLITPDEGSWVFLGEILVDVELDRDYPLDHRGCGNCSRCLEACPAGALRAPYTLDSSRCLSYISQKSGFIPEEFRSLLGTRLYGCDTCQLVCPYNHSPEPVSQASIARPERFTAELVKVLSLNRQEFYQMFGFSVLAWRGKNVLARNAAVALGNLGDEDAVPGLKKALLEHPSPTVRGHAAWALGRIGGSSAGEALVRAKKMETDSRVLKEIERALV; this comes from the coding sequence ATGAGTCTTAGCCAGGAGATCAAGAACTATGCCGAGGGTTTGGGGATAAACCGGGTCAGGATTTGCGGGCCCGAGCCTTTCGAGGAATTGCTGCCGTTACTTCAAAAAAGAAAGGAAGCCGGTTATGGTACTCCTTTTGAGGAACGGGACCTTCAGTTGCGTATCGAACCGCGACGACTGCTGCCGGAGGTTCGTTCCATAATTGCGGTGAGTGTATCCTACGGTGGGAAAGCCGTGGGAAGTCGGGTTCCCCAGGAATTAAAACCGGGTATTTCATATCATGCTTGGGGCGAGGACTACCACCGGGCACTGCGTCGGCAGTTAGAACAGTTGGTTGATTTCTTGGAAATCCGGGTAGGCCGGAAAGTACAATCCCTCATTTGTGTAGATGCCACCCCTTTGGTGGAACGGGCGGTAGCCAGGCGTTCCGGTCTCGGCTGGTACGGGAAAAATTGTTCCCTTATAACTCCTGATGAGGGGTCGTGGGTTTTTCTGGGAGAGATTTTGGTGGATGTAGAATTGGATCGGGATTACCCTCTTGACCACCGCGGGTGCGGCAACTGTTCGCGGTGCCTCGAAGCCTGTCCCGCGGGTGCCCTGCGGGCTCCCTATACCCTTGACTCTTCCCGCTGTTTATCTTATATCAGTCAGAAGTCAGGCTTCATACCTGAGGAGTTCCGTTCTTTATTAGGTACTCGCCTTTACGGATGCGATACCTGCCAGTTGGTATGCCCTTATAATCATTCCCCGGAGCCTGTGAGTCAAGCGTCAATTGCCAGGCCAGAGCGGTTTACGGCAGAGCTGGTTAAGGTCCTCAGTCTTAACCGGCAGGAATTCTATCAGATGTTCGGTTTTTCCGTGCTGGCATGGAGGGGGAAAAATGTTTTGGCCAGAAACGCGGCGGTGGCTTTAGGTAATCTGGGCGATGAAGATGCAGTGCCTGGTTTAAAAAAGGCTTTGTTGGAACATCCCAGTCCCACGGTAAGAGGGCATGCTGCCTGGGCCCTGGGCAGAATAGGAGGAAGTTCGGCTGGAGAGGCTCTGGTAAGAGCTAAAAAAATGGAAACAGATTCGAGAGTTTTGAAGGAGATTGAAAGGGCGTTAGTATGA
- a CDS encoding sulfurtransferase TusA family protein — MATVKLSVLGEMCPLPIIKAEAKFKQMREKDTLIIETDHSCAPRFIVERMRNYRCTIEVKEVAFGIWHVIITKGV, encoded by the coding sequence ATGGCTACTGTTAAACTAAGCGTTCTAGGTGAGATGTGTCCGTTGCCTATAATCAAGGCGGAAGCCAAGTTTAAACAAATGCGGGAAAAGGATACCTTGATAATAGAAACTGATCATAGCTGCGCTCCCCGGTTTATTGTGGAAAGGATGAGAAATTACCGCTGTACCATTGAGGTTAAGGAAGTAGCCTTTGGAATATGGCACGTTATTATTACCAAAGGAGTGTAG
- a CDS encoding selenium metabolism-associated LysR family transcriptional regulator — translation MLLTQLMAFCKVVQEGSISKAARELHLTQPALSAQIQALEEHFGLPLLERTNRGVIPTEAGEAVLYYAKRISILNQNLHQEIERLKNMDNEELAIGAGSTVGGYALPCSIYIFKEKYPRAQIKVTVANSEEIMQKLLDKTIDLGIVEGPTEKEENFISSVLAYDELLLVTPNNDDWKDKNTVTLEELKEFPFIAREEGSGTRRTIEKALQKKGLSFDDLNIVMELNSFDAIKASVEAGRGVTVLPRLAIKKEIYTGVLKALKVEGISFRHRFTAVYLPGRQQTLLQKKFLDFLKSKERGFC, via the coding sequence ATGCTTTTAACCCAACTGATGGCGTTCTGCAAAGTGGTGCAAGAGGGAAGTATTTCCAAAGCGGCCCGGGAACTGCATTTAACCCAGCCAGCCCTCAGCGCTCAGATCCAGGCCCTGGAGGAACATTTCGGACTGCCCCTCTTAGAACGCACCAACCGGGGAGTAATCCCTACGGAAGCCGGCGAAGCCGTGTTATATTATGCAAAGAGGATCTCCATCCTCAACCAAAATCTTCACCAGGAAATCGAACGACTAAAAAACATGGACAACGAAGAACTGGCCATAGGAGCCGGCAGTACTGTAGGCGGCTATGCGCTGCCCTGCAGCATATATATCTTCAAAGAGAAATATCCTCGTGCCCAGATAAAGGTGACGGTAGCCAACTCAGAAGAAATAATGCAAAAACTTTTAGATAAAACAATTGATTTAGGAATTGTAGAAGGTCCCACGGAAAAAGAAGAAAATTTTATCAGCAGCGTCCTGGCCTACGATGAACTTCTGCTGGTCACTCCCAACAATGATGATTGGAAAGATAAAAACACGGTAACCCTTGAAGAATTGAAAGAATTTCCCTTTATCGCCCGGGAGGAAGGTTCAGGTACCAGGCGTACTATTGAAAAGGCACTACAAAAGAAGGGGTTAAGCTTTGATGATCTGAACATAGTTATGGAACTCAACAGTTTCGATGCTATTAAAGCTTCGGTCGAAGCAGGTAGAGGAGTTACCGTGCTTCCTCGACTGGCCATAAAAAAGGAGATTTATACCGGAGTTTTAAAAGCACTTAAAGTTGAAGGTATTTCTTTCCGGCACCGGTTTACAGCCGTGTATCTGCCTGGTCGGCAACAAACTCTCCTGCAAAAGAAATTTCTTGACTTCCTCAAGTCCAAAGAAAGAGGATTTTGTTAA
- a CDS encoding YeeE/YedE family protein produces MFLNSYFGKLSKPVASGIFILITCIWLLTDRSLGLLWLFGAGFGIIMQRSRFCLAAPYRDLFLFRSTSLLKGLILILIITTAGFAIIQFQTIGFDSRLPSYFKPVGWFTVAGALLFGMGMVLAGACVAGSLVRLGEGHVLYVGVLAGVVAGSLVGAYHFGWWTHFAVQKLPRIFLPHLWGWSWAVGGQLVLLLGVFGLLSLYEIRKERQREASSMVAAASESFTFKSLGRKPWPVWLGAVTLALLNILLLYVHGYPWCVAKVFTFIGGHIGQLLGLGVNKIYFFQLPFARQFLQAGLLNNPIFVLDVGTVFGSFLAAVGTGEFRLRWVKIPRQALLAIAGGVLMGYGARIAMGCTVGAVLSGVSSMSLHGWLFMTFLFPGAYVGTRLLLRYLV; encoded by the coding sequence ATGTTTTTGAACAGTTATTTTGGTAAACTTAGCAAACCGGTAGCCTCCGGTATTTTTATACTGATCACTTGTATATGGTTGTTAACTGACCGTTCCCTTGGATTATTGTGGCTGTTCGGAGCGGGCTTTGGCATAATTATGCAGCGGTCTCGTTTCTGCCTGGCGGCACCTTACCGGGACCTGTTCCTGTTTAGATCCACTTCTCTCCTGAAGGGTCTAATACTTATCCTGATTATTACCACTGCCGGGTTCGCGATTATTCAATTTCAAACTATTGGCTTTGACTCCCGGCTGCCCTCTTATTTTAAGCCCGTCGGCTGGTTTACCGTAGCGGGAGCACTGCTTTTCGGTATGGGTATGGTTCTGGCCGGCGCCTGTGTTGCCGGTAGCCTGGTTCGCTTAGGGGAGGGGCATGTCCTCTATGTAGGGGTGCTGGCTGGTGTGGTGGCGGGGAGCCTGGTGGGAGCCTATCATTTCGGATGGTGGACTCATTTCGCGGTGCAAAAGCTGCCACGGATTTTCTTGCCCCATCTCTGGGGCTGGTCCTGGGCCGTAGGGGGACAACTGGTCCTCTTACTGGGTGTCTTTGGTTTGCTAAGCCTTTATGAAATACGAAAAGAACGGCAGCGGGAAGCAAGCAGTATGGTTGCCGCTGCTTCGGAGTCTTTTACTTTTAAATCTCTAGGCCGGAAACCCTGGCCTGTCTGGCTGGGAGCAGTTACCCTGGCCTTATTAAACATTCTGCTTCTGTATGTTCATGGTTACCCCTGGTGTGTGGCCAAAGTTTTTACATTTATAGGAGGTCATATAGGGCAGCTGCTGGGTTTAGGAGTAAACAAAATTTACTTTTTCCAGCTCCCCTTTGCGCGCCAATTTTTACAGGCAGGCCTGTTGAACAATCCTATATTCGTTCTCGATGTAGGAACTGTATTTGGCTCATTTTTGGCGGCAGTTGGCACGGGTGAATTCCGCCTTCGCTGGGTCAAGATTCCCAGGCAAGCTTTGCTTGCAATCGCCGGCGGTGTACTTATGGGGTATGGAGCCCGTATTGCCATGGGTTGCACCGTAGGAGCCGTTCTGAGTGGCGTATCGTCCATGTCCCTTCACGGGTGGTTATTCATGACCTTTTTGTTTCCCGGTGCTTATGTCGGGACCAGGCTGCTTTTGCGTTATCTCGTTTAA